The following is a genomic window from Myxococcales bacterium.
ACATTTTTCCCATCCAGGCTGCACTTAAACATTCTTCTGAACTTGGATTGTGCATGCAAAAAATGCGGTCGCTCTTAAGGTTTTTGATAATATCCTTGCTGGTGGCATCAACATCAAAACCTAGAATGAGGCGACCTGATTCAAGCAAAGCACCAGCTTCTTTCAATTCCTTTGCGCTTGGTGTCTGGCTCAGTAACACACCATAGAAATCACTTTCTATATCCAATATGGATTTCAAAGCCTCACTGAGAGAAAAACCATTTTTGGCAAAAGCTATCTTTAAGAGTGGTACCGTAGGATTTTGAGAAAAAACAGCCTTAGCCATTTTATATGATGCATGAGAGCCATCAGGTAATTCGCCAGCATTACGATACATCTCCACGCTTGCCTTCTCTGCTTCCTTAAAACCTAGTATCAGCGGCACACCAAAGCCCTTTTGGGCCATGGATAAACTTTGCGTTTCAATGGAAATTTTAACGATGCTATCGATGCTCATAAGCGATTCTCTAATTCAAGCGAATCGAAATAGGCAGTGTTGATCGGTGCACTTTCCTGCATGATCAAACGAAACACCACATCAAAGGCAGCTCTATTCTCTGCTCGATTTTGAAAACTAAAATTTAAAGATGTCACCGGATGGTTTTCAACAAATATCAGCCCAGCGCTGCGCAGCTCATCACGATAAACCGGATTAGCAAAACTC
Proteins encoded in this region:
- a CDS encoding DUF3383 family protein, whose translation is MSIDSIVKISIETQSLSMAQKGFGVPLILGFKEAEKASVEMYRNAGELPDGSHASYKMAKAVFSQNPTVPLLKIAFAKNGFSLSEALKSILDIESDFYGVLLSQTPSAKELKEAGALLESGRLILGFDVDATSKDIIKNLKSDRIFCMHNPSSEECLSAAWMGKMLPEAPGSSSWSYQDLKPVAPYSLSASIADELDKAHINRYIGIKGVGVTLDGKMLSGRFIDITRGIDWLHVRIQERLFRLLMINKKIPYTLKGIDLVRSEILAQLKEAIYQGVLAEDPEPMVSVPTIEEVSEQVRGDRVLPKVRFSGRLAGAIHKIEIQGTVTV